A section of the Malus sylvestris chromosome 17, drMalSylv7.2, whole genome shotgun sequence genome encodes:
- the LOC126612653 gene encoding LOW QUALITY PROTEIN: ABC transporter C family member 8-like (The sequence of the model RefSeq protein was modified relative to this genomic sequence to represent the inferred CDS: inserted 3 bases in 2 codons) produces MASLRSPLGSSLSWICGGELELGFYCTQRTIINGVNQLFLFTFLLFSLISTIRKHYITVPARRDQCSLVVSICCALTSIAYFAAGLWDLVANDDQSEHFVQLDYFVRGLFWIFFTFSLLVQRSKWIKILNSLWWLSSFSLASALNIEILVRTHSIEMFDAMTWPVSLLLLLCAVRNLSHFVHQHAQDNSLSEPLLANKSIGKSQKSELDHASFLSKLTFAWINRLLNLGSSKTLALEDIPSLVSEDEADLAYQKLAHAWDSXREKGSSSTGNLVLQTIVKVYMKESMWIALFAFIRTIAIVVSPLILYAFVNYSNNENASLSEGLTIVGCLIISKVVESLSQRHWFFNVRRSGMRMRSALMVAVYQKQLKLSSLGRRRHSAGEIVNYIAVDAYRMGKFPWWLHSTWSYALQLFLAIGVLFWVVDLGALPGLIPLLICGLLNVPFAKALQKCQSQIMIAQDERLRATSEILNSMKIIKLHSWEEKFKNVVDSLREREFKWLSDSQFKKVYVTLMYWMSPTIISSVVFLGCILFKSVPLNASTIFTVLASLRSMGEPVRMIPEALSMMIQVKVSFDRLNVFFLDDELKDDEVRKLPSQNSHKSLRIERCNFSWYPDQSTDPTLRDVNLEVQREQKVAVCGPVGAGKSSLLYAILGEMPKISGTVDVFGTIAYVSQTAWIQSGTVHDNILYGRPMDKNKYENAIKACALDKDIDSFDHGDLTEIGERGLNMSGGQKQRIQLARAVYSDTDIYLLDDPFSAVDAHNGATLFHECIMATLAKKIVILVTHQVEFLSKVDKIIVMEVGHATQSGSYESLLTAGTAFEQLVHAHRDTVTTLGRSNNQSQGESEKGDIVRPEELQAGYLTTINSEGDISVKGVPGVQLTEEEEKGIGDVGLKPIRDYFLVSKGTLLLILGIMAQSGFIGFQAVSTYWLALGIQMPNITNGMLIGVYTAISTFSAVFVYLRSFSTAHMGLKASKAFISGFNNAIFKAPMLFFDSTPAGRILIRASSDLSILDFDVPFSMIFIVSAGIELLTTIGIMASVTWQVLIVGILAMVAANYVQGYYLATARELIRINGTTKAPVMNYASETSLGVVTIRAFKMADRFFHNYLKLVDTDARLLFHSNATMEWLILRTEALQNLTLFMAAFLLXLLPKGYVAPGLIGLLLSYALSITGTQIFGTRWYCNLSNYIISVERIKQFMMILPEPPAIVEDKRPPYSWPNKGRIELYSLKIKYRSNAPLVLKGITCTFKEGTRVGVVGRTGSGKTTLISALFHLVEPTSGKILIDGLDICSTGLKDLRMKLSIIPQEPTLFRGSIRTNLDPLGLYSDYVIWRALEKCQLKATVSNLPNLLDSSVSDEGENWSVGQRQLFCLGRVLLKRNRILVLDEATASIDSSTDAILQRIIRQEFAECTVITVAHRVPTVIDSDMVMVLSYGKLVEYEQPSKLLDTNSYFSKLVAEYWSSCKKN; encoded by the exons ATGGCTTCGTTAAGGAGCCCACTCG GAAGTAGCCTTTCATGGATTTGTGGTGGAGAACTTGAATTGGGTTTTTACTGCACTCAAAGAACTATCATCAATGGCGTAAATCAACTCTTCCTCTTTACTTTTCTCTTATTTAGCCTTATAAGTACTATAAGGAAGCATTATATTACTGTTCCAGCCAGAAGGGACCAGTGCTCTCTAGTTGTTTCAATCTGCTGTGCTCTTACTAGCATTGCATATTTTGCTGCTGGTTTATGGGATCTAGTAGCCAATGATGATCAATCAGAACATTTTGTCCAGTTGGATTACTTTGTCCGAGGactattttggatttttttcacattttccttgcttgttcaaAGATCCAAGTGGATCAAAATCCTAAACTCCCTTTGGTGGCTCTCCTCCTTTTCATTGGCCTCAGCTTTAAACATCGAAATACTTGTAAGAACTCATAGCATTGAGATGTTTGATGCAATGACATGGCCAGTGAGCTTGTTACTTCTCTTATGTGCTGTTAGAAACCTCAGTCACTTTGTTCATCAGCATGCCCAAGATAACAGCCTATCTGAACCTCTATTGGCCAACAAATCGATAGGAAAGAGCCAGAAATCAGAACTAGATCATGCTAGTTTCCTGAGCAAATTGACATTTGCTTGGATTAATCGTTTACTCAACTTGGGTTCCTCGAAAACATTAGCTCTTGAAGACATCCCTTCTCTTGTTTCTGAAGACGAAGCAGATTTAGCATACCAAAAGCTTGCTCATGCATGGGATTC CAGGGAGAAGGGCTCAAGCAGCACCGGGAACCTGGTTCTGCAGACGATAGTGAAAGTTTACATGAAAGAAAGTATGTGGATAGCATTATTTGCATTTATCAGGACGATTGCAATTGTAGTTTCTCCTCTTATACTATATGCTTTTGTAAATTACTCGAATAATGAAAATGCCTCTCTCTCTGAAGGCCTCACTATTGTGGGGTGTCTAATTATTTCCAAAGTGGTTGAATCTTTGAGCCAGAGACATTGGTTTTTCAACGTGAGGAGGTCTGGAATGAGGATGAGGTCAGCCTTGATGGTGGCAGTTTATCAAAAGCAGCTGAAGCTTTCTAGCTTGGGAAGGAGAAGACACTCAGCTGGTGAGATTGTAAATTATATAGCAGTTGATGCCTATCGAATGGGCAAGTTCCCGTGGTGGCTACATTCCACATGGAGCTATGCGTTGCAACTGTTCCTTGCCATTGGAGTTCTTTTTTGGGTGGTGGATCTTGGTGCTCTTCCTGGTTTGATTCCTCTCTTGATTTGTGGTCTCCTGAATGTGCCATTTGCAAAGGCACTTCAAAAGTGTCAGTCCCAAATCATGATTGCTCAAGACGAGCGACTCAGAGCCACTTCTGAGATCCTTAACAGTATGAAAATCATCAAGTTACACTCCTGGGAAGAGAAATTTAAAAACGTTGTTGATTCCCTTCGTGAACGTGAATTCAAATGGTTGTCTGACTCGCAATTTAAAAAAGTTTATGTCACTTTGATGTATTGGATGTCACCCACCATCATCTCTTCAGTTGTCTTTCTCGGATGTATCCTTTTCAAAAGTGTCCCTCTAAATGCAAGTACCATATTCACGGTTCTAGCTTCACTAAGAAGCATGGGGGAACCTGTAAGAATGATACCAGAGGCTCTTTCAATGATGATCCAAGTCAAGGTTTCATTTGACAGGCTCAATGTGTTTTTTCTTGATGACGAGCTGAAAGATGACGAAGTAAGGAAGTTGCCCTCACAAAATTCCCATAAGAGCTTAAGAATAGAAAGGTGTAATTTCAGCTGGTATCCTGATCAATCAACCGATCCAACTCTCAGAGATGTGAATTTAGAAGTGCAACGGGAGCAGAAAGTTGCAGTTTGTGGACCAGTTGGAGCCGGAAAATCATCACTACTATATGCTATACTTGGAGAAATGCCGAAAATTTCAGGAACT GTTGATGTATTTGGAACCATAGCCTATGTTTCTCAGACTGCTTGGATACAAAGTGGGACAGTTCATGATAACATACTCTACGGCAGGCCAATGGACAAGAACAAATATGAGAATGCCATAAAAGCTTGTGCTTTGGATAAGGACATTGATAGTTTTGACCATGGTGATCTTACTGAAATAGGAGAGAGGGGGCTTAACATGAGTGGGGGACAAAAGCAGCGGATTCAGCTGGCCCGAGCTGTCTATAGTGACACTGATATCTATCTTCTTGATGATCCCTTTAGTGCAGTGGATGCCCATAATGGTGCAACTCTATTTCAT GAATGCATCATGGCTACTCTAGCAAAGAAAATTGTGATTCTGGTGACTCATCAAGTTGAATTCCTCTCAAAAGTTGATAAAATTATA GTAATGGAGGTTGGACATGCCACTCAATCAGGAAGCTATGAGAGTCTTTTGACAGCAGGAACAGCATTTGAGCAGCTTGTACATGCTCATAGAGATACGGTAACAACATTGGGTCGTTCCAATAATCAAAGTCAAGGAGAATCTGAAAAGGGAGATATAGTTCGGCCGGAGGAACTTCAGGCGGGTTACCTCACTACAATTAACAGTGAAGGGGATATTTCAGTGAAGGGTGTGCCTGGCGTGCAACtaacagaagaagaagagaaagggaTTGGTGATGTTGGACTGAAACCCATTCGGGATTATTTTCTTGTGTCTAAAGGAACTCTTCTTCTAATCTTAGGCATAATGGCACAATCTGGTTTTATCGGATTTCAGGCTGTTTCAACTTATTGGCTAGCTCTAGGCATTCAAATGCCTAACATAACCAACGGCATGCTCATCGGCGTTTATACAGCTATTTCAACATTTAGTGCTGTGTTTGTATATCTAAGGTCATTTTCAACAGCCCATATGGGATTGAAAGCTTCCAAAGCCTTTATCTCTGGTTTCAACAATGCTATATTTAAGGCTCCCATGCTCTTCTTTGACTCAACCCCTGCTGGCCGGATTTTGATACGA GCCTCATCTGATTTAAGTATTTTGGATTTTGATGTACCTTTCTCCATGATCTTCATTGTGTCTGCTGGCATTGAACTGCTAACAACGATTGGAATTATGGCTTCTGTCACATGGCAAGTTCTCATTGTAGGCATTCTCGCCATGGTTGCCGCAAATTATGTTCAGGGGTATTACCTAGCCACTGCAAGGGAACTAATAAGAATCAATGGAACAACTAAAGCTCCGGTTATGAACTATGCATCGGAGACATCACTTGGAGTGGTTACCATAAGAGCTTTTAAAATGGCAGACAGATTCTTCCACAACTACTTGAAGCTAGTTGACACAGATGCTCGACTGTTATTTCATTCTAACGCAACCATGGAGTGGTTAATTTTAAGGACAGAAGCACTTCAGAATTTGACCCTTTTCATGGCTGCTTTCTTAC ATCTACTCCCCAAGGGTTATGTTGCTCCAG GGCTTATAGGGCTTTTGCTGTCATATGCTTTATCAATAACGGGGACACAGATTTTTGGGACTCGATGGTATTGCAACTTATCCAACTACATTATCTCAGTTGAAAGGATAAAACAATTCATGATGATTCTGCCAGAGCCTCCAGCAATTGTGGAGGATAAGAGGCCACCATATTCATGGCCTAACAAGGGTAGGATAGAGCTCTATTCTCTGAAG ATAAAATATCGTTCAAATGCTCCGCTAGTTCTAAAGGGAATTACATGCACATTCAAAGAAGGCACTAGAGTAGGAGTTGTGGGAAGGACAGGAAGCGGAAAAACTACACTCATAAGTGCTTTGTTCCACTTAGTAGAGCCGACCAGTGGTAAAATTCTTATAGATGGACTTGACATCTGTTCAACGGGTCTAAAAGATTTAAGAATGAAGCTCAGCATCATCCCTCAAGAGCCAACTCTTTTCAGAGGTAGCATCCGAACCAACTTGGATCCTCTAGGCCTTTACTCTGATTATGTGATATGGAGG GCTCTAGAGAAGTGCCAACTTAAGGCGACAGTCAGCAACCTACCTAATCTACTCGACTCCTCTG TGAGTGATGAAGGGGAAAATTGGAGTGTCGGGCAACGCCAGCTCTTTTGCCTTGGAAGAGTCCTTCTCAAGAGGAACAGAATTTTAGTTCTCGATGAGGCTACTGCCTCCATTGATTCTTCAACAGATGCCATTCTGCAGAGAATCATAAGGCAGGAATTTGCAGAATGCACGGTTATAACCGTAGCTCACAGAGTTCCAACTGTTATAGACAGTGACATGGTCATGGTCCTCTCCTATG gGAAGCTGGTGGAGTATGAACAACCTTCAAAGCTGTTGGATACCAACTCCTACTTCTCCAAACTTGTTGCTGAATATTGGTCAAGCTGCAAGAAAAACTGA